In the Kitasatospora terrestris genome, one interval contains:
- a CDS encoding HEAT repeat domain-containing protein — translation MRTSRIRAFVHRQLDGRLLPRDGRALLADHLDEVAAAVAARTEDPVTVAAVHAYGLIHHDGWTPERLAASGFPEAVVSAAAAAHRHVGGRRRFPAAAARRAHLIDACVRAVSGGVPPTPQQRAGDRVRTDLARDGAPAPATVAELIGDLDSADPETWWYAVGMLPHARSAAAVEPLIAAWERLRPTADDPRSGYAERSSVKYALRASLAAADLDVLLRVADHPDAAVRCAATHTLRGVDDERARAAVLRHDLAFAGKLLGLAATDPEPVPGADLTARLVGLPVDGRARHEVLDVLGRLGHPSCLPALTAALGRRGDGHGQVRAERAIEAVGGTEALRRAVLDVLEDPHADPTNAAQVAARLRMAEAVPGLTAAVRGGPCRPAVLSALVALRARSAVPVLVEVLDGLDARQTWLRTPLLDTIGRLDPQPAVEHFLTAARRPGTHRTALDALARCHDPRATALVTTALLSGDSRMALVRPLAERADPETLDVLAHVVATTPDRRIRQVATRGILRTLRAAPDRADSTLSSLAFSSVQARITAAWLEGRLGPQNQRDPLRRLAEASRSADQRVRAQAARSLVRIGTPGALDLVRPLCQDPSRHVRACAVGHLAPARPNRWPAA, via the coding sequence ATGCGAACCTCCAGGATCCGCGCCTTCGTCCACCGGCAGCTCGACGGCCGGCTGCTTCCGCGCGACGGGCGGGCCCTGCTCGCCGACCACCTGGACGAGGTCGCCGCTGCGGTCGCCGCCCGCACCGAGGACCCGGTCACGGTCGCCGCCGTCCACGCCTACGGGCTGATCCACCACGACGGCTGGACACCGGAACGGCTGGCGGCCTCCGGCTTCCCCGAGGCCGTCGTCTCCGCCGCCGCAGCCGCCCATCGCCACGTCGGCGGCCGCCGCCGCTTCCCGGCCGCCGCCGCGCGCCGCGCGCACCTGATCGACGCGTGCGTCCGCGCCGTGTCCGGCGGAGTGCCGCCGACCCCGCAGCAGCGGGCGGGCGACCGCGTCCGGACGGATCTCGCCCGCGACGGCGCACCGGCCCCGGCCACCGTCGCCGAGCTGATCGGCGATCTGGACAGCGCCGACCCGGAGACCTGGTGGTACGCCGTCGGCATGCTCCCCCACGCCCGGTCCGCGGCGGCCGTCGAACCGCTGATCGCGGCCTGGGAGCGGCTGCGGCCGACCGCCGACGACCCGCGATCCGGCTACGCGGAGCGCAGCAGCGTCAAGTACGCCCTGCGCGCCTCGCTCGCCGCCGCCGACCTCGACGTCCTGCTCCGCGTCGCCGACCACCCCGACGCGGCGGTGCGCTGCGCCGCCACCCACACCCTGCGCGGCGTGGACGACGAGCGCGCCCGGGCCGCCGTCCTGCGCCACGACCTCGCTTTCGCCGGGAAGCTGCTGGGCCTGGCCGCCACCGACCCGGAGCCCGTGCCCGGCGCGGACCTGACGGCGCGCCTGGTCGGTCTGCCCGTCGACGGGCGGGCCCGCCACGAGGTCCTGGACGTGCTGGGCCGGCTCGGCCACCCGTCCTGCCTCCCGGCGCTCACCGCGGCGCTCGGCCGCCGTGGCGACGGCCACGGCCAGGTCCGCGCCGAGCGGGCGATCGAGGCGGTCGGCGGGACCGAGGCCCTGCGCCGGGCGGTCCTCGACGTCCTGGAGGACCCGCACGCCGATCCGACCAACGCCGCCCAGGTCGCCGCACGGCTGCGGATGGCCGAGGCGGTACCCGGGCTGACGGCCGCGGTACGCGGCGGCCCCTGCCGGCCGGCCGTCCTGTCCGCGCTGGTCGCGCTCCGGGCCCGGTCGGCCGTCCCCGTCCTCGTCGAGGTGCTGGACGGCCTCGACGCACGGCAGACCTGGCTGCGGACCCCGCTCCTCGACACCATCGGCCGCCTCGATCCCCAACCCGCCGTCGAGCACTTCCTCACGGCCGCCCGCCGGCCCGGCACCCACCGCACCGCCCTGGACGCACTCGCCCGCTGCCACGACCCGCGCGCCACCGCCCTCGTCACCACCGCCCTGCTGTCCGGCGACAGCCGGATGGCGCTGGTCCGGCCGCTCGCCGAACGCGCCGACCCCGAGACGCTCGACGTGCTGGCCCACGTCGTCGCCACCACCCCGGACCGGAGGATCCGCCAGGTGGCCACCCGCGGGATCCTGAGGACCCTGCGGGCCGCCCCGGACCGGGCCGACTCCACCCTGAGCTCCCTCGCCTTCTCCTCCGTGCAGGCGCGGATCACGGCCGCCTGGCTGGAGGGCCGGCTCGGCCCGCAGAACCAACGGGACCCGCTGCGCCGGCTGGCCGAGGCGAGCCGCTCCGCCGACCAGCGGGTCCGCGCCCAGGCGGCCCGCTCCCTCGTCCGGATCGGCACCCCGGGCGCCCTCGACCTGGTCCGCCCCCTCTGCCAGGACCCCAGCCGCCACGTCCGCGCCTGCGCCGTCGGCCACCTCGCACCCGCCCGCCCCAACCGCTGGCCGGCCGCCTGA